A single Bufo bufo chromosome 6, aBufBuf1.1, whole genome shotgun sequence DNA region contains:
- the ARMC7 gene encoding armadillo repeat-containing protein 7, with the protein MSGLQCAGADRFQYLQSLVTEFQDTDSTDAKEQVLANLANFSYDPKNVSHLRQLQVPDLFLDMLTEDNETLVEFGIGGLCNLCLDKATKSHILASGGVSLVINCLSSRREETVLSAITALMYLSTAASRMEITTQPVVECMLRFSLSTNRRLSNLATVFLEDYCSEDQVQVARTVNQHTALGIPLPND; encoded by the exons ATGAGCGGgctgcagtgcgcaggcgcggatcGCTTCCAGTACCTGCAGTCTCTGGTCACTGAGTTCCAGGACACGGACAGTACAG atGCCAAGGAACAGGTCCTGGCAAATCTGGCCAACTTTTCCTATGACCCTAAGAACGTCTCACATCTTCGACAACTCCAGGTTCCTGATTTGTTCTTGGATATGTTGACGGAAGATAATGAAACCTTGGTGGAGTTTGGCATAG GAGGCCTTTGTAATTTATGCCTGGATAAAGCCACCAAGAGTCACATACTGGCTTCCGGGGGGGTGAGCCTTGTGATCAACTGTCTGTCCAGTCGTCGTGAAGAGACTGTTCTGTCGGCCATAACAGCACTCATGTACCTGAGCACAGCCGCTTCCCGGATGGAGATCACCACCCAGCCGGTTGTGGAGTGCATGCTCCGATTCTCACTCTCCACCAACCGTAGACTTAGTAATCTAGCCACTGTATTCCTGGAGGATTATTGCTCTGAAGATCAAGTACAGGTAGCCCGGACTGTAAACCAGCACACTGCCCTGGGAATACCTCTCCCCAACGACTGA